From one Tsukamurella tyrosinosolvens genomic stretch:
- a CDS encoding AAA family ATPase, whose product MHSTRLILINGAPGSGKSSIAAALADEDPAMVMIDVDRLKHALPDWDRAPIESGIRAREQALDAAEVHLRAGLDVVLGQYLARTPFIEALERLADRCGARFAEIVLDLDAAELAARLEARAAAPDRPEHAVNNRLVGAADADALVASLEPLRALRPTAVRIDASGSLPVTVARVRDALPDRGPDGGAHRRARRT is encoded by the coding sequence GTGCATTCGACTCGGCTGATTCTGATCAACGGCGCTCCCGGCTCGGGCAAGTCGTCGATCGCCGCTGCGCTTGCCGACGAGGACCCGGCGATGGTCATGATCGACGTCGACCGGCTCAAGCACGCCCTACCCGACTGGGACAGGGCCCCGATCGAGTCGGGGATCCGCGCCCGGGAGCAGGCCCTCGACGCCGCTGAGGTGCACTTGCGAGCGGGCCTCGATGTGGTGCTGGGGCAGTACCTCGCACGGACGCCGTTCATCGAGGCACTGGAACGACTCGCGGACCGATGCGGTGCACGCTTCGCCGAGATCGTCCTCGACCTGGACGCCGCGGAACTCGCGGCCAGACTGGAGGCGCGGGCGGCGGCCCCCGACCGCCCCGAGCACGCGGTCAACAATCGTCTGGTCGGCGCGGCGGACGCCGATGCGTTGGTGGCATCGCTGGAGCCGCTGCGCGCGTTGCGGCCGACCGCCGTCCGGATCGATGCATCGGGTTCGCTGCCCGTCACGGTCGCACGCGTGCGCGACGCCCTGCCCGACCGGGGACCTGACGGGGGAGCGCACCGTCGGGCCAGGAGGACGTGA
- the glnA gene encoding type I glutamate--ammonia ligase — protein MFTTKEELLDYLKKENVEYVDIRFCDLPGTMQHFSIPAEAFDESVFEDGLAFDGSSIRGFQSIDESDMMLLPDVTTARIDPFRAAKTMNISFFVHDPFTREAYTRDPRNIARKAEEYLLSTGIADTCFFGAEAEFYIFDSVSYDSTINGSFYEVDSVSGSWNTGRPIEEDGSPNRGYKVRNKGGYFPVAPYDHYVDLRDKISTNLKNAGFTLERGHHEVGTGGQAEINYKFDTLLHAADDVQLFKYIVKNTAWQEGKTVTFMPKPLFGDNGSGMHAHQSLWKDGKPLFYDEAGYGGLSDIARWYIGGILHHAPSLLAFTNPTINSYKRLVPGYEAPINLVYSQRNRSACVRIPITGNNPKAKRIEFRCPDSSGNPYLAFAAMMMAGLDGVKNKIEPHAPVDKDLYELPPEEAKGIPQAPTQLSDVIDRLEEDHEYLTAGGVFTEDLIEEWISYKREKEIAPVNLRPHPYEFELYYDV, from the coding sequence GTGTTCACTACCAAAGAGGAACTTCTCGACTACCTGAAGAAGGAGAACGTCGAGTACGTCGACATCCGCTTCTGCGATCTGCCCGGCACGATGCAGCACTTCAGCATCCCCGCCGAGGCGTTCGACGAGAGCGTCTTCGAGGACGGCCTGGCGTTCGACGGTTCGTCGATCCGCGGCTTCCAGTCGATCGACGAGTCCGACATGATGCTGCTGCCCGACGTCACCACGGCGCGCATCGATCCCTTCCGTGCCGCGAAGACCATGAACATCTCGTTCTTCGTCCACGACCCGTTCACCCGTGAGGCGTACACCCGCGACCCGCGCAACATCGCGCGCAAGGCCGAGGAGTACCTGCTCAGCACCGGCATCGCCGACACCTGCTTCTTCGGTGCCGAGGCCGAGTTCTACATCTTCGACTCGGTGTCCTACGACTCGACCATCAACGGCTCGTTCTACGAGGTCGACTCGGTCTCCGGCTCCTGGAACACCGGCCGCCCGATCGAGGAGGACGGCTCCCCCAACCGCGGCTACAAGGTCCGCAACAAGGGCGGCTACTTCCCCGTCGCGCCGTACGACCACTACGTGGACCTGCGCGACAAGATCTCCACCAACCTCAAGAACGCCGGCTTCACGCTCGAGCGCGGCCACCACGAGGTCGGCACCGGCGGCCAGGCCGAGATCAACTACAAGTTCGACACGCTGCTCCACGCGGCCGACGACGTCCAGCTGTTCAAGTACATCGTCAAGAACACCGCGTGGCAGGAGGGCAAGACCGTCACGTTCATGCCGAAGCCGCTGTTCGGTGACAACGGCTCGGGCATGCACGCCCACCAGTCGCTGTGGAAGGACGGCAAGCCGCTGTTCTACGACGAGGCCGGCTACGGCGGTCTGTCGGACATCGCGCGCTGGTACATCGGCGGCATCCTGCACCACGCCCCGTCGCTGCTCGCCTTCACGAACCCGACGATCAACTCGTACAAGCGCCTCGTGCCGGGCTACGAGGCCCCGATCAACCTGGTGTACAGCCAGCGCAACCGCTCGGCGTGTGTGCGCATCCCGATCACGGGCAACAACCCGAAGGCCAAGCGCATCGAGTTCCGCTGCCCCGACTCCTCGGGCAACCCGTACCTGGCCTTCGCCGCCATGATGATGGCCGGCCTGGACGGCGTGAAGAACAAGATCGAGCCGCACGCCCCCGTCGACAAGGACCTCTACGAGCTGCCGCCCGAGGAGGCCAAGGGCATCCCGCAGGCCCCCACCCAGCTCTCGGACGTGATCGACCGCCTCGAGGAGGACCACGAGTACCTCACCGCCGGTGGCGTGTTCACCGAGGACCTCATCGAGGAGTGGATCTCCTACAAGCGCGAGAAGGAGATCGCCCCGGTGAACCTCCGCCCGCACCCGTACGAGTTCGAGCTCTACTACGACGTGTGA